A single Oryzias melastigma strain HK-1 linkage group LG24, ASM292280v2, whole genome shotgun sequence DNA region contains:
- the si:ch211-51e12.7 gene encoding basic proline-rich protein isoform X1, with translation MNADRENNTTRNSKGAKEELEKSAANTFSRGRGFRGHGRGGRMGRGSMRGGRGMIKGFGPPGRGRGRGMDGAMNGFGPMRGMGRMQPYPDMRGFRGRGGPVGMGPPFPPPLSPPPPPPPPMHLRGPLPPMPRHGPRPPPPPCFPGFRGPPPLPGGMRPARPLRPFHPRGPRGYHKGPVPPPPPHPPPGPGQRWPGPPGGRRFLHSLPPQKPINRHPLM, from the exons ATGAATGCTGACAGAGAAAATAACACTACAAGAAATTCAAAAGGTGCCAAGGAGGAATTGGAGAAATCTGCAGCTAATACTTTTTCAAG ggggcgtggcttcagAGGCCATGGTCGAGGCGGGCGCATGGGGCGAGGAAGCATGCGTGGAGGGCGAGGAATGATAAAAGGCTTTGGCCCACCTGGACGTGGGAGGGGACGAGGGATGGACGGGGCCATGAATGGATTCGGCCCCATGAG aggaaTGGGAAGGATGCAGCCGTACCCAGACATGAGAGGCTTTAGAGGTCGGGGGGGACCTGTCGGCATGGGTCCTCCTTTCCcccctcctctttctcctcctcctcccccaccTCCTCCCATGCACCTCAGAGGCCCTTTGCCACCCATGCCCAG GCATGGACCTCGCCCCCCGCCTCCTCCTTGTTTTCCTGGTTTTAGAGGCCCCCCGCCCCTCCCTGGGGGGATGCGACCTGCCAGACCTCTGCGCCCTTTCCATCCTCGTGGCCCGAGAGG CTACCACAAAGGACCGGTCCCTCCTCCTCCGCCTCACCCCCCTCCTGGCCCAGGCCAGAGGTGGCCAGGCCCCCCTGGTGGCCGACGCTTTTTACACAGCCTGCCCCCCCAAAAACCTATAAACAGGCACCCGTTAATGTAA
- the msgn1 gene encoding mesogenin-1: MDVEAEILSEWKCLVSPSGGFSDPHPATFPQSHMDSTCSSPEMSYPNSHRELKDFSERRVTSTAQRSSKSKMSTKRRVKASEREKMRMRSLAEALHQLRDYLPPDYSKRGQPLTKIQTLKYTIEYINKLTDILSRA; the protein is encoded by the coding sequence ATGGACGTGGAAGCTGAGATCCTGTCTGAGTGGAAATGCCTGGTGAGCCCCTCTGGAGGATTTTCAGACCCTCATCCCGCCACCTTTCCTCAATCCCACATGGATTCCACATGCTCCTCACCCGAGATGAGCTATCCCAATAGCCATCGGGAGTTAAAGGATTTCTCGGAGCGCAGAGTGACTTCAACCGCGCAGAGATCGAGCAAGTCCAAAATGTCCACCAAACGGCGCGTGAAGGCCAGCGAGAGGGAGAAGATGCGCATGAGAAGCCTGGCAGAGGCTCTCCACCAGCTGCGCGACTACCTCCCGCCGGATTACAGCAAGAGAGGCCAGCCCCTGACCAAGATACAGACACTGAAATATACTATTGAATACATCAACAAGCTTACAGACATTCTGAGCCGTGCGTAA
- the mrps10 gene encoding probable 28S ribosomal protein S10, mitochondrial, with product MAALMAVRRQFLACFRLTRDISQVRCLGTSFVQGKCSINRSLLSQTHFHTSALVSTPSAITVTEEPDTLFQKVVILVKGHDKAVLDSYEFFASLAAKELGINVSKVSEPRKDIERMTLLKSVHIFKKHRVQYEMRTHYRRIELSHITGCTAQVYLEYIQRNLPEGVAMEVTKTSMEKVPDHILEPMWKPKPADEPNQ from the exons ATGGCAGCACTCATGGCTGTCCGGAGACAGTTCTTAGCTTGTTTTAGGCTAACTAGAGACATTTCACAAGTG agatGTTTGGGAACCAGTTTTGTTCAAGGGAAATGCAGTATAAACCG GAGTCTTCTGTCACAGACTCACTTTCATACCTCAGCTTTAGTATCAACGCCATCAGCA ATCACGGTCACAGAGGAACCAGACACGCTCTTCCAGAAAGTCGTGATTTTGGTAAAGGGCCACGACAAAGCCGTCCTCGACAGCTATGAGTTCTTTGCCTCTCTCGCAGCCAAAGAGCTGGGCATCAATGTTAGCAAAGT GTCTGAACCACGAAAGGACATAGAAAGAATGACACTCTTGAAGTCTGTACACATCTTCAAAAAACACAGGGTTCAGTATGAGATGCGAACGCACTATCGACGTATTGAG CTATCGCATATCACAGGCTGCACAGCACAAGTGTATCTTGAATACATACAGAGGAATCTCCCTGAAGGAGTAGCCATGGAGGTGACAAAG ACATCCATGGAAAAGGTTCCAGATCACATCCTTGAACCCATGTGGAAGCCCAAACCCGCTGATGAGCCCAACCAGTGA
- the si:ch211-51e12.7 gene encoding formin-like protein 20 isoform X2, translating to MNADRENNTTRNSKGAKEELEKSAANTFSRGRGFRGHGRGGRMGRGSMRGGRGMIKGFGPPGRGRGRGMDGAMNGFGPMRGMGRMQPYPDMRGFRGRGGPVGMGPPFPPPLSPPPPPPPPMHLRGPLPPMPRHGPRPPPPPCFPGFRGPPPLPGGMRPARPLRPFHPRGPRGGALSAVNLPASGTLLLPHTSLHD from the exons ATGAATGCTGACAGAGAAAATAACACTACAAGAAATTCAAAAGGTGCCAAGGAGGAATTGGAGAAATCTGCAGCTAATACTTTTTCAAG ggggcgtggcttcagAGGCCATGGTCGAGGCGGGCGCATGGGGCGAGGAAGCATGCGTGGAGGGCGAGGAATGATAAAAGGCTTTGGCCCACCTGGACGTGGGAGGGGACGAGGGATGGACGGGGCCATGAATGGATTCGGCCCCATGAG aggaaTGGGAAGGATGCAGCCGTACCCAGACATGAGAGGCTTTAGAGGTCGGGGGGGACCTGTCGGCATGGGTCCTCCTTTCCcccctcctctttctcctcctcctcccccaccTCCTCCCATGCACCTCAGAGGCCCTTTGCCACCCATGCCCAG GCATGGACCTCGCCCCCCGCCTCCTCCTTGTTTTCCTGGTTTTAGAGGCCCCCCGCCCCTCCCTGGGGGGATGCGACCTGCCAGACCTCTGCGCCCTTTCCATCCTCGTGGCCCGAGAGG GGGGGCACTCAGTGCAGTGAACCTCCCGGCTTCTGGGACTCTGCTCCTCCCTCACACCTCCCTTCACGATTGA